One genomic region from Sphingobacterium multivorum encodes:
- the yidC gene encoding membrane protein insertase YidC produces MDRNTLIGLVLMFAIITGSFYLMKPSESEIKQEKARQEAKARTEKGLPAESDSTAKAKAAQTAVIADSAELKKPFGATKFGTEKVITIENEKIIAKISTKGAKVQSVELKGEKNFNGKPLMLFDGEDNKFGFQFNAAGQNVSTNDLYFSTESSDIQVSAEGKQSVKFRLNYSADQYIEYVYSIAGKGYNVGLDINTKGIQNLIPQSQKTLTLNWNTTLRQKEQNIESERQKSTLYYKEDNKVDHLSESKDADEALEKKVQWIAFKQHYFSSILSTKDGFVNAKVDVKHASETDIVKFYNTNAELAFDNHKDNNYSLNFFFGPNQYNVLKAEGNDYQSIINMGWGPMRWINQWITVPVFNFLDGFHMSYGIVILLLTLMLKLILSPMTYKSYVSMAKMRVLKPQLDEIKAKVGEDNQMLMQQEQMKLYKQVGVNPLGGCLPLVLQMPFTIAFFYFFPNLFELRGQSFLFMKDMSTYDTLFTFAPIFGSFNHISLMCILMTLTTLLTTWYNNATSGATGQMKYMGYIMPLIFFFVLNSFPAGLNYYYFLSALFTFLTQLVIRTMVNDEKILAKLEENKKNPKADKKSSFQTKMEEMMRAQQQAQQNKNKS; encoded by the coding sequence ATGGATAGAAATACCCTAATTGGTTTGGTCCTGATGTTTGCTATCATCACTGGTTCTTTTTACCTGATGAAGCCTTCAGAATCAGAAATCAAACAAGAAAAAGCGAGGCAAGAAGCTAAAGCGCGTACCGAAAAAGGACTGCCTGCCGAAAGTGACTCTACCGCTAAAGCCAAAGCAGCACAAACAGCAGTGATTGCTGATTCGGCAGAACTGAAAAAGCCTTTTGGCGCGACAAAATTTGGAACGGAGAAAGTCATTACGATTGAAAACGAGAAAATCATTGCCAAAATCAGTACAAAAGGCGCCAAGGTTCAATCCGTAGAACTAAAAGGCGAGAAGAATTTCAATGGAAAACCATTAATGCTTTTTGATGGTGAGGACAACAAGTTCGGTTTTCAGTTTAATGCAGCTGGTCAAAATGTATCAACAAATGATTTATATTTCAGTACAGAGTCTTCGGATATCCAAGTTTCTGCTGAAGGTAAACAGTCTGTGAAATTCCGACTAAATTACAGTGCCGATCAATATATTGAATATGTATACTCGATTGCTGGAAAAGGCTATAATGTTGGACTGGACATTAACACAAAAGGAATACAGAATTTAATTCCGCAGAGTCAAAAAACGTTGACCCTGAACTGGAACACTACGCTGAGACAGAAAGAGCAAAACATAGAATCTGAAAGACAGAAATCTACACTGTATTATAAAGAAGATAATAAAGTAGATCACCTTTCCGAATCAAAAGATGCAGATGAAGCATTGGAGAAAAAAGTACAATGGATTGCATTCAAGCAGCATTACTTCTCTAGTATCCTAAGCACTAAAGATGGTTTTGTCAATGCAAAAGTGGATGTAAAACATGCGTCAGAAACCGACATTGTCAAATTCTACAACACAAACGCGGAATTAGCATTTGATAATCATAAGGACAATAATTATTCCCTAAACTTCTTCTTTGGACCAAATCAATACAATGTATTGAAAGCCGAGGGAAATGACTATCAATCGATTATCAATATGGGTTGGGGACCTATGCGTTGGATCAACCAATGGATTACAGTACCTGTATTTAACTTCCTGGATGGTTTCCATATGAGCTATGGTATCGTTATCCTTTTATTGACATTGATGTTGAAATTGATTCTTTCGCCAATGACCTACAAGTCTTATGTCTCTATGGCGAAAATGCGCGTATTAAAACCGCAGCTGGATGAAATCAAAGCAAAAGTAGGTGAAGACAATCAAATGTTGATGCAACAGGAGCAAATGAAACTGTACAAACAGGTTGGCGTGAATCCACTTGGTGGATGTCTTCCGCTTGTCTTACAGATGCCATTTACCATTGCGTTCTTCTACTTCTTTCCAAATTTATTTGAATTGAGAGGACAGAGCTTCCTCTTTATGAAGGACATGTCAACCTATGATACGCTATTTACATTTGCCCCTATTTTTGGATCATTCAACCACATCTCTTTGATGTGTATCTTGATGACATTAACAACATTGTTAACGACTTGGTATAACAACGCTACATCTGGCGCTACAGGGCAAATGAAATATATGGGCTATATCATGCCTTTGATTTTCTTCTTTGTTTTGAATAGCTTCCCGGCAGGTTTGAACTACTACTATTTCTTAAGTGCGTTATTTACGTTCTTGACTCAGTTGGTTATTCGCACCATGGTGAATGATGAAAAAATCTTGGCTAAATTGGAGGAAAATAAAAAGAATCCTAAAGCAGATAAAAAATCGAGCTTCCAAACAAAAATGGAAGAAATGATGCGTGCACAACAGCAAGCACAACAAAATAAAAACAAATCGTAA
- a CDS encoding META domain-containing protein, whose amino-acid sequence MNFKNIAILAILSVGLGSCSVIKKNANEQKADSSQSSVIGKKWQLIEINGQPVADQINGKMPYLQLDEKSYSASGGCNGIGGELTLSKNGKVKFAQGMSTMMACPDMSIEQALSKNLIAADNYTVKDGILSLNKAKMAPLAKFKLIQENKQQLSGTWELDYISGPRIAFDGLYPNRKPTMIFDASSGKVNGNSSCNNYNMTFKTNGNTINFGPIMSTKMACEGNGEATFFSTLEKVNTFSISENTLTFIMGDIAIMRFKRK is encoded by the coding sequence ATGAACTTTAAAAACATCGCCATATTGGCCATCTTAAGCGTTGGTCTTGGAAGTTGCTCCGTAATCAAGAAGAACGCGAATGAGCAGAAGGCAGACAGTAGCCAATCGTCAGTAATTGGAAAAAAATGGCAATTGATCGAAATCAATGGACAGCCTGTAGCGGATCAGATCAATGGCAAAATGCCTTACCTCCAGCTGGACGAAAAAAGTTATAGTGCAAGTGGAGGATGTAATGGCATCGGTGGGGAATTGACTTTATCAAAGAATGGAAAGGTTAAATTTGCTCAGGGTATGTCTACGATGATGGCCTGTCCGGATATGTCTATTGAACAAGCCCTATCCAAAAACCTGATTGCTGCAGATAATTATACCGTTAAGGATGGTATTCTTAGTCTGAACAAAGCGAAAATGGCTCCCCTGGCAAAATTTAAGTTGATTCAGGAGAATAAGCAACAACTTAGCGGAACTTGGGAGCTTGATTATATATCCGGCCCACGGATCGCTTTCGACGGCCTATATCCCAATCGTAAACCAACCATGATATTTGATGCATCCAGTGGTAAAGTAAACGGAAATAGCAGCTGCAATAACTACAATATGACATTTAAAACGAATGGAAACACCATTAATTTTGGCCCCATTATGTCGACAAAAATGGCCTGCGAAGGTAATGGTGAAGCAACCTTCTTTTCGACCTTAGAAAAGGTAAATACCTTTAGCATAAGCGAGAATACGTTGACATTTATCATGGGAGATATTGCTATTATGCGATTCAAACGGAAATAA
- a CDS encoding acyl-CoA dehydrogenase family protein, which produces MFDKVKNIMDLAKSIDFGKLEEISKKVDLGAVMDAVSKMDDKQLHGLMKMLSAGKEKKELPPINGDFYAMDSKLNDSDRALQLKVREFMETEVKPIVNKYWLRDEFPFEIIPKLAALNICGYTYDGYGCMGGSSLMEGIIAAEIARVDASVATFFGVQSGLAMGSIYICGSEEQKQEWLPNMQKMQVIGAFGLTEPEVGSGAAGGLTTTCKKTAEGWVLNGQKKWIGNSTFSDITIIWARDLDDGEVKGFIVRKDNPGFSVEKIKDKMALRIVQNGLITLSNCIVPESDRLQHASSFKDTGKVLQMTRAGVAWMAVGCARGAYENALDYTRKRKQFGKPIASFQLIQNHLVEMLSNLTAMQTLVFRLSELQDKGELRDEHASLAKVFCSLRTRDIVSKAREVMGGNGILLEYNVARFLADAEAIYSYEGTKEINSLIVGRSITGFSAFV; this is translated from the coding sequence ATGTTTGATAAAGTAAAGAATATAATGGATTTGGCAAAATCAATAGACTTTGGCAAATTGGAGGAAATATCGAAGAAAGTGGATTTGGGAGCAGTAATGGATGCCGTATCAAAAATGGATGATAAGCAGCTGCATGGTTTAATGAAAATGCTGAGTGCGGGAAAAGAAAAAAAGGAATTACCGCCTATTAATGGTGATTTCTATGCTATGGATAGTAAATTAAACGATTCAGACCGCGCATTGCAATTGAAGGTGAGGGAATTTATGGAGACCGAAGTCAAGCCAATTGTCAATAAATATTGGTTAAGAGATGAATTTCCGTTTGAAATTATACCGAAACTAGCCGCTTTAAATATTTGTGGCTATACCTATGATGGGTATGGCTGTATGGGGGGGAGTTCTTTAATGGAAGGAATCATAGCGGCCGAGATAGCTCGTGTCGACGCATCTGTTGCAACCTTCTTTGGTGTACAGAGTGGTTTGGCCATGGGATCGATTTATATTTGTGGATCCGAAGAACAAAAACAGGAGTGGTTGCCCAACATGCAGAAAATGCAAGTGATTGGTGCTTTTGGTCTAACCGAACCCGAAGTAGGGTCGGGAGCAGCGGGCGGATTGACCACAACCTGTAAGAAGACCGCCGAAGGCTGGGTGTTAAATGGTCAGAAAAAATGGATCGGGAACTCCACCTTTTCGGATATCACCATTATTTGGGCTAGGGATCTTGATGATGGAGAGGTTAAAGGTTTTATCGTACGAAAAGATAACCCAGGTTTTTCCGTAGAAAAAATTAAAGATAAAATGGCTTTGCGTATTGTACAGAATGGTCTTATTACCTTATCGAATTGTATCGTTCCAGAAAGTGATCGCCTGCAACATGCAAGTTCCTTTAAAGATACGGGAAAGGTTCTTCAGATGACGCGAGCAGGTGTCGCTTGGATGGCTGTAGGATGTGCGCGGGGTGCCTATGAAAATGCCTTGGATTATACACGTAAAAGAAAGCAATTTGGTAAACCAATCGCTTCTTTTCAGCTTATTCAAAATCACCTGGTTGAAATGTTGTCCAATTTAACGGCCATGCAAACGCTTGTCTTCAGATTATCTGAATTACAGGATAAGGGTGAGCTAAGAGATGAACATGCCTCGTTGGCCAAAGTCTTCTGTTCTTTACGTACGAGAGATATTGTTTCCAAGGCTCGAGAGGTTATGGGCGGAAACGGTATTCTGTTGGAATATAATGTCGCACGGTTTTTGGCCGATGCTGAAGCAATTTATTCCTATGAGGGAACAAAGGAAATCAATTCACTCATTGTTGGCAGAAGTATAACTGGATTCAGTGCCTTTGTTTAG
- a CDS encoding PG1828 family lipoprotein, with amino-acid sequence MKNALKFGFLGLALTVAFASCNNSEKKAEGAADSASALVDSAANTLDSAATKVDSAAAKVDSAAAKVDSAATKK; translated from the coding sequence ATGAAAAACGCATTAAAATTCGGTTTCTTAGGTTTAGCTTTAACTGTAGCTTTCGCATCTTGTAACAATTCAGAGAAAAAAGCTGAAGGTGCTGCAGATTCAGCTTCTGCTTTAGTTGATTCAGCTGCTAACACATTAGATTCAGCTGCTACTAAAGTTGATTCAGCTGCTGCTAAAGTTGATTCAGCTGCTGCTAAAGTTGATTCAGCTGCTACTAAAAAATAA
- the purB gene encoding adenylosuccinate lyase, translating into MALSSLTAVTPIDGRYYNNTNELSAFFSEFALIKYRVRVEVEYFIALSESGIAQLQQFDKTLNEKLRDIYRNFSEEDAIWIKNTEKVTNHDVKAVEYFLKDQFEKLGLQDYLEFIHFGLTSQDINNTAIPLSWKEAIKESYTPAIEELLHELKSLATSWSEIPMLARTHGQPASPTRLGKEFYVFIERIERQLQLLHQVPYSAKFGGATGNFNAHHVAYPATNWIDFGNNFVNNILGLDRSQTTTQIEHYDNFAASCDALKRINNIVIDLCRDIWTYISMEYFKQKITAGQIGSSAMPHKVNPIDFENAEGNLGIANAIFEHLSAKLPVSRLQRDLTDSTVLRNIGVPFAHTLIAIKSTLRGLRKLILNEQALANDLENNWAVVAEALQTILRREGYPKPYEALKDLTRTNTHVTKETIATFVDNLNVSAEVKAELKAISPSNYTGITL; encoded by the coding sequence ATGGCTTTATCATCTTTAACAGCAGTTACGCCTATTGACGGACGCTATTACAATAATACTAATGAACTTTCAGCATTTTTTTCCGAATTTGCTTTAATCAAATATCGTGTACGCGTAGAAGTCGAATATTTTATTGCATTAAGCGAGTCTGGTATCGCTCAATTGCAACAGTTTGACAAAACACTAAATGAAAAATTACGGGATATCTATAGGAATTTTTCTGAAGAAGATGCCATTTGGATCAAAAACACAGAGAAAGTTACGAACCATGATGTTAAAGCTGTTGAGTATTTTCTAAAAGATCAATTTGAAAAATTAGGATTACAGGACTACCTTGAATTCATTCATTTTGGTTTGACTTCACAAGATATCAATAATACAGCCATTCCACTTTCCTGGAAAGAAGCAATTAAAGAGAGTTATACACCTGCAATCGAAGAATTGCTTCATGAATTGAAATCTTTGGCAACTTCGTGGTCAGAAATCCCGATGTTGGCACGTACCCATGGACAGCCAGCATCTCCAACTCGTTTGGGCAAAGAGTTCTATGTTTTCATTGAACGTATTGAACGTCAATTGCAACTATTACATCAAGTACCGTATTCAGCTAAATTTGGTGGTGCGACTGGTAATTTTAATGCACATCACGTTGCATATCCAGCGACAAATTGGATCGATTTTGGAAATAATTTCGTCAACAATATCTTGGGCTTAGACCGTTCACAAACGACCACGCAAATTGAGCACTACGATAACTTTGCGGCAAGTTGTGACGCCTTAAAACGGATCAACAATATTGTCATCGATTTATGCCGTGACATTTGGACATATATTTCGATGGAATATTTTAAACAAAAAATTACTGCCGGTCAAATCGGTTCTTCGGCTATGCCACATAAAGTCAACCCGATTGACTTTGAAAATGCAGAAGGAAATTTAGGTATTGCAAATGCAATTTTCGAGCACCTTTCAGCGAAGTTACCTGTTTCCCGTCTTCAACGGGATTTAACAGATTCTACGGTATTACGTAATATTGGTGTTCCATTTGCACATACCCTAATTGCTATTAAATCAACTTTGAGAGGGTTACGCAAATTGATCTTAAACGAACAGGCGTTGGCCAATGACCTGGAAAATAATTGGGCTGTTGTTGCAGAAGCACTACAAACTATATTAAGAAGGGAAGGCTATCCTAAGCCGTATGAAGCTTTAAAAGACCTAACACGTACCAACACACATGTTACGAAAGAAACGATAGCGACATTTGTCGATAATCTAAATGTATCAGCGGAAGTTAAGGCGGAACTAAAAGCAATCAGTCCTTCGAACTACACAGGTATTACTTTATAA
- a CDS encoding NifU family protein, giving the protein MATINVYTESTPNPSTMKFLVNKLLINGSVDYPNKEAAQDSPFALELFKFNFVNGVFFASNFVTITKTEDAEWEDIEALLKDFVKGAVESELAVKTVHHDTEVNFEGTETEVKIQQVLHDYVRPAVEQDGGAIHYKSFNEGIVTVELKGSCSGCPSSTITLKAGIEGLLKRMVPEVTEVVAEAM; this is encoded by the coding sequence ATGGCTACGATTAACGTATATACAGAGTCTACACCCAATCCTTCTACAATGAAGTTCTTGGTCAACAAATTGTTGATCAACGGTAGTGTAGATTATCCAAATAAAGAAGCAGCACAAGATTCACCGTTTGCACTTGAATTATTCAAATTTAACTTTGTCAATGGGGTATTTTTTGCAAGTAACTTCGTGACCATTACCAAAACTGAAGATGCGGAATGGGAAGACATTGAAGCTTTGCTAAAAGACTTTGTAAAAGGTGCTGTAGAGTCTGAACTTGCTGTAAAAACGGTACACCACGATACAGAGGTTAATTTTGAAGGGACTGAAACTGAAGTGAAGATACAACAAGTATTACATGATTATGTGAGACCTGCTGTTGAACAAGATGGTGGAGCAATCCATTATAAATCCTTCAACGAAGGTATTGTGACAGTTGAACTAAAAGGTTCTTGCAGTGGTTGTCCATCTTCGACGATCACATTAAAAGCAGGAATTGAGGGATTGTTGAAACGCATGGTTCCAGAAGTGACTGAAGTAGTGGCAGAGGCCATGTAA
- a CDS encoding glycoside hydrolase family 3 N-terminal domain-containing protein, protein MLNQLKSCLIISALSTLYLHSSAQHINIYHKDWIDFNKNGKKDIYEDRNQKIASRVEDLLRQMTVQEKANQTVTLYGYGRVLKDEQPTAAWDKEIWKYGLANMDEMLNSLAYNKSAKSSFSYPFSRHAQALNNVQQWFVENTRLGIPVDFTNEGIHGLNHDRATSLPAPINIGSTWNTALVRKAGDIIGREAKYLGYTNVYTPILDVSRDPRWGRVVETYGEDPFHIAEMGKQVVLGIQKNGVASTLKHYAVYSVPKGGRDGNARTDPHVGFREMHSLHLYPFKRVIKEAKPLGIMSSYNDYDGVPVSASSYFLQDLLRKEYGFEGYVVSDSEALEFIYNKHHVAANYKEAIKQALEAGLNVRTNFDPPSTYLTPLMELIEEGGLDTKILDQRVREVLTVKFKLGLFDHPLREDIAVADKKVHTPADEEVSFQMNRESIVLLKNEQHLLPIDVNKYKRILVTGPMAEATNYTTSRYGPSNNPITTIKDGIINYGKTKALRVDYTKGVDVVDKNWPESEIIPTDLSGEELEKMAEGVRLGNESDLIIAVMGESEREVGESRSRSDLNLPGKQRDYLIKLKETGKPIVLVLVNGRPLTVNWENKYLPAIVESWFLSNQSGNVLAEMLFGGYSPSGKLPISFPKSVGQVEMNFPTKPAAQAGQPGVGPNGWGNSRVVGFLYPFGYGLSYTDFSFSNLQLTKKQIRPSDSLTVTVDVENIGKRKGAEVVQLYIKDVLSSVTTYEMDLRGFEKIELNPGEKRTIRFTILPAHLELLDQHNNWTVEPGKFELFIGNSSVNLPLKDSFEVVN, encoded by the coding sequence ATGCTTAATCAACTCAAAAGCTGCCTAATTATTTCAGCGCTCTCAACCCTTTATTTGCATTCTTCTGCCCAGCACATCAACATTTACCATAAGGATTGGATTGACTTTAACAAAAATGGAAAAAAGGATATTTATGAAGACCGCAATCAGAAAATAGCCAGTCGTGTGGAGGACCTGTTGCGTCAAATGACTGTTCAAGAAAAGGCCAATCAGACTGTCACACTTTACGGTTATGGGCGGGTTTTGAAGGATGAACAGCCCACTGCCGCTTGGGACAAAGAGATTTGGAAATACGGCTTGGCCAATATGGACGAAATGTTGAATAGCTTAGCTTATAATAAGTCGGCAAAAAGTTCATTTTCGTATCCCTTCAGCCGCCACGCTCAAGCCTTAAATAATGTTCAACAATGGTTTGTGGAAAATACACGACTTGGTATTCCGGTTGATTTTACCAACGAAGGAATTCATGGACTCAACCATGATCGGGCTACCTCCTTGCCGGCACCAATCAATATTGGAAGTACATGGAATACTGCGCTGGTACGCAAAGCTGGTGATATAATTGGTAGGGAAGCCAAGTATCTTGGCTATACAAATGTTTATACCCCTATTCTTGACGTTTCTAGAGATCCGCGCTGGGGAAGAGTGGTTGAAACCTATGGGGAAGATCCGTTTCATATTGCCGAAATGGGGAAACAAGTTGTGTTAGGGATTCAAAAAAATGGTGTCGCCTCCACGTTGAAACATTATGCGGTCTATTCTGTGCCCAAAGGAGGAAGAGATGGCAATGCACGAACGGATCCGCATGTTGGCTTTCGTGAGATGCATTCGCTTCACCTCTATCCATTTAAAAGGGTCATAAAGGAAGCCAAACCTTTAGGAATTATGAGTAGTTATAATGATTATGATGGCGTGCCTGTATCTGCCAGTAGTTATTTTTTGCAGGACTTACTCCGCAAAGAATATGGGTTTGAAGGGTATGTGGTGTCCGACAGTGAGGCTCTAGAGTTTATTTACAATAAACACCATGTTGCTGCAAACTATAAAGAGGCTATTAAACAGGCACTGGAGGCGGGTTTGAATGTGCGGACGAATTTTGATCCGCCAAGTACATATCTAACACCGTTAATGGAACTAATAGAGGAAGGGGGGCTGGATACCAAAATATTGGATCAGCGGGTTCGCGAAGTCCTGACCGTGAAATTTAAACTGGGTTTATTTGATCATCCATTGAGAGAAGATATAGCTGTAGCCGATAAAAAGGTGCATACGCCCGCAGATGAAGAAGTTTCGTTTCAAATGAATAGAGAGTCTATTGTTCTTTTGAAAAATGAACAGCATCTACTTCCAATAGACGTGAATAAATACAAACGAATTTTGGTTACGGGACCAATGGCAGAAGCAACAAATTATACGACAAGTCGCTATGGACCTTCCAATAATCCGATCACAACCATCAAAGATGGGATTATAAATTATGGAAAAACAAAGGCACTTCGGGTTGATTATACCAAAGGTGTAGATGTCGTGGATAAAAACTGGCCTGAGAGTGAGATTATTCCAACAGACTTGTCCGGCGAGGAGCTGGAAAAGATGGCCGAAGGTGTTCGTCTCGGTAACGAATCTGATCTGATCATAGCAGTAATGGGCGAATCAGAGCGAGAAGTCGGTGAAAGTCGGTCGCGATCAGATCTAAATTTGCCAGGCAAGCAACGCGACTATTTAATAAAATTGAAAGAAACAGGCAAACCTATTGTGCTGGTACTTGTCAATGGTCGCCCACTTACTGTCAATTGGGAAAATAAGTATCTACCTGCAATTGTGGAGAGTTGGTTTCTTAGTAATCAGTCGGGAAATGTTCTTGCCGAAATGCTGTTTGGAGGGTATAGCCCTAGTGGAAAATTGCCCATTTCATTTCCAAAGTCTGTAGGACAGGTTGAAATGAATTTTCCGACCAAGCCCGCTGCACAGGCGGGGCAACCCGGGGTCGGACCCAATGGGTGGGGAAATAGTAGGGTTGTTGGCTTTTTATACCCTTTTGGATATGGATTAAGCTACACAGATTTTAGTTTTTCAAATTTACAACTCACGAAGAAACAGATCAGACCATCAGATTCCCTCACAGTTACGGTTGATGTTGAAAACATAGGAAAGAGGAAGGGAGCCGAAGTTGTTCAGCTGTATATCAAAGATGTGCTGTCTTCAGTAACAACTTATGAAATGGATTTACGTGGGTTTGAAAAAATTGAACTTAATCCAGGGGAAAAAAGGACCATACGGTTTACCATACTACCGGCCCACCTGGAACTTTTGGATCAGCACAATAACTGGACAGTTGAACCCGGCAAATTTGAACTATTTATCGGTAATTCTTCTGTCAATCTTCCGCTTAAGGATTCATTTGAAGTGGTCAATTAG